CGCCCCACACAGCCCGCCCTCATCTGAGGCAGCAGCGTCTCCTGGCGGCCAGACCTGGAACCGCAGCAGGAGCGACCCGGCTTCTAGAAGCAGACAAACTGCGTAACGCTCCCAAGATGTCACGTTTATTGCAGCTGAGCAGAGACAGGCTGTGCGGACCTCCCTCAACCCCTTccaacccccagcccctccccaaaCCCCAGCTGCAACTACGCCGCCGGTCCCTAGAGTGCTGCTTGACAGCGCGTGGCGGTGCCCGGAGCCTTAAGACACCGCGTCCAGCCTCTGGCGCCTTCAGTCATGGTAGGGGACTCCAGAGGGCACGCCCCCCTCTTGAAGTCCTAAGTCCGGTTTGGAGGCAGCGGAACCTCCAGAGAGGTCAGAGGTAGAGCGAGGACACTGTCGGAGGCGGTGGCGCTGGTCTGGAGTGCGGGAAGCCGAGAAAAAAGGGTCAGAGACCCCCTTCCCCCAGGTCACTCGCCCCGCCCACCCATCCCCAGGGCTCCTCCTACCTGGAGGGTAGCGCTAGGGGCGGGATTCCagctcctgggcctggcaggtcACCGGATGGGCACCGGCCCTGGGGGTCGGCAGGCAGTGGCTTCCTTGGGGGTGGGGGCTTGGCTGGCCCCTGAGActgagggagagaaggcaggaggcCGGCTTAGGTGGGGGGGGTGTCATGTTGCCCACCCCCAACGCACTGGTGCTGGGGAACACCAGCTTGGGGGCAGCACCATCGGTCACCCTTGTCTGCAAACAAACCTGTCACCATTAAAGGCACCACCTGGATATGTGCCCTCATGCACTGAGGGGGCATCTCGCCACCGCCACCACCGTCATGGCTACCAGCACCACAGCCCTAGATGGGGGGAGAGGCCGTGCCCTTCTCTCCCCCCACCATTACCTTCGGGCTTCTCACCATCGGGTCAGCGGGCAGAGGGCGGGTAGGGGGATTGGGTCGGTCAGCCAGCTCAGCCTGAACAGAGAGAGGGGCAGTGGCTGTGAGAGCATAACCAGGGGCTGTGGACATGCATAGAGATTCCCCAGAGGGGTTCAAGTCAACATGCAAAGTCAGCCAGGGGGCAGGAGAGAATGAGGGCATGCGCAGAGGGTTTGGAGGCATGCCAGCTGATGTCTCAGGGGAGGAAGGTGTAGGTCAACCGCGGAGTCCCTGGCCGACTGCAGTCCCGCCACTGACCACCAGATGGTGGTAgaaaccaaggcaggaggctcacccTTTGCTGCTTCTGGGGCTCAGAGTGTCTGAAGGCTGAGGGGCACCCCGATCACCTAATGAAGAGCACCACTGGCAGGGAGCAGGGATGAGAACTGCAGTTGGGTACCAAGcctcccacctgccttggctcaGGGCGGGCCCTGGCCCAGATTTACCTGGAGTCTCTTGGGCACAGGGTCAGGCGGCAGCGGCCTGGAAGGGGGGGCCGGGAAGCCGAGAGCACTAGCCTGCTGAGAGGGCAGGAGGGGCAGATGGGCACagagggggaagaggaagcagagagacAGAGTGGGCAGAGAAGGGTCAGTGCCCAGGGAGGGCTGGCAGGGGCCGAGGGCAGTGGGTGCTGTGCATGCAGTTACGCAGGTGCATGCAGGTGGGGAGCAAGTGGGGAGGAGGTGTGCACACACTCCCATCATCCAAGCAGAGGGCTTAGGGCGGGGGTGCTCACCAGCCCTTCTAACATGGTGACCTGGGCCCACGGAAGGCCATTCTGAGCACCACTGCCCTTGTGCCCTCCTGGGGTCACTGCTGGGGGCATGGATAGACCCACCTCTCAAAGCCACCTCTTGGCCAGTGGATGGAGCCCAGCAGCCCCTGCTCCAGCTGGCTGCCCTCCCCACTCTTCTGGACTCAGCTTCTCTGCCTGTAgccaggggaggggaaggcagggcagggcagggctggcccTGACTCCTTCGACTGACTCTTGGGCAGTGCTAGCCTTTCTCTGAGTCTGGAGCCTTTAATGTGCACCCCCCAGGGTCCAAGCTGGATGCCCAGCCAAGGTGGAGTCCCCTTCCTCTGGCATCTGGGACTCACCTTAGTGCCTCGTGCCAGCAGGGCCCTCTGCGGAGGTCCTGGCCGTTCAGGGGGACCAGACTGGGCTGCCCTATGCATGAGGAAAGGCAAGAAGGGAGAGGGCCCAGCCTCAGACCCTGTTCTCTACCTTATGCCATCCTTGAGTGGGGTTAACCCTTTCTTTGCAGGCACTTATGTGTGGTATAGGGAAAACTGTGGTGGGGCCTGTGGGGGCGTTATTTATTAGCTTGAGGGAAGACCCCACTTATCCAGCACAGGAGCTCCTGGGGAGAAATGGCCCTAGCACTCCAGCCACCCCACAGGGGCACAGCTGTGAGGTAAAAAGCTGTGGGTGCATATAGGGAAGGGAGGTGTGGGGTATGGCAGTCAGCAAGTTTAAGGTCCAAGGGGCTTAGGGCTCAGAACCAGGTTGCAGGGGCTGCAGAGGTGAGGCAGCCTTCAGCACTGTCCCCAGTTAAAGGAAGTGGTAGCAGGGAGGTGATGCTCATACCTGTACTGGCAAGTGGGTCCCTTGAGCTGGCAGAGTCGCTGGTGCAGGCGGGCACGGTACCAGTAGCTGGCACCAAGCATCACCAGGACCAATAacaccaggaggctgaggagcagCCCTGTGGTCAGGGAGCTGGTTGCTGTGGGCGGAAGTCAGGTTTAAAGGAGGGCAGGGCTAAGAACTCTAGAGCCATGAAGGCGCAGGGGGCAGGGAGTGAAGTCAAGCGATCAGGGAGAGTGAAGGGGTCAAGGGGCAGACTCACGGAACCAGCAGCAAAGGGGGGTCAGAAAGAGAGGGCCGAGGGGGAAAGATAAAGCATGAACCACTTTGCCCTCCCAGCTGCCCCTGTCCCCCAACCCCATGCCACCTTTGAGCTGAGTGGTGCAGTCAGGGGGTGCCCAGCCCTCCTCACAGTAGCAGTGCCTGTTGCTGTCACAGACCTAGGAGGTATAAGGTGAGCAATGAGGAATGCTGCACTCTGGAACTATTTCCTTGTCTCTAGCTTTTCAAGATCTCACATTTCTACAACTGGGGGTTGTGCTGGGTGTGATGTGTAGAGAGAGCCTGGAGGGTCTTTATCCACACCAGAGCAAATTAGATCAAActaacacttactgagcaccttctgtgtgctgggcactgtggtacATGCTtgctttctttgtgtttgttttgttttgttttattttattttagacagcaagtaagatggagtctcactctgttgcccaggctggagtgcagtggtacaattatggctcactgcagccccgaactcctgggctgaagcaatcctcctgccttggcctcccaagtagctgggagcacaggtgtgcaccagcaggcctaatttttaaatttttccttgatagagacgaggtctcactatgttgaccaggctggttttgaactcctggcctcaagtgatcctcctgccttggcctcccaaagtactgtgatttggctgggtgcagtggctcacccctgtaatcccagcactttgggaggccaaggcgggtggatcacttgaggtcagaagttcgagattagcctggccaacatggtgaaacccatctctattgaaaataaaaaaattagctgggcgtggtggcgggtgcctgtaatcccagctaggaggctgaggcaggagaaacaattgagcctgggaggcggaggttgcagtgagccgagttcgcgccagtgcactccagcctaggcaacagagcaagactctgtctcaaaacaaaacaaacaaacaaacaaacaaaactgtgattataggcgtgagccaccgtgcccagcctgtgctAGATGCTTTCATACTCACCTCATGTGCCTTGGATGGGGATACTGTTATTATAGCCATTTGataggtggggaaactgagctCAGCAAAGTTAGTAACCAGCCTGAGGTCACACAACTAGGAAGTAGTAGAGCAAGGATTAGAACCCAGATATGTCTGTTTCCAAAGCCCAGCATCCTTTTCCTCTCTAGAGGCTCTCTGCTCCCCTTCCACTTCACCCATCCCAGCTCACCCCATGTCCATGGCATTTGCTTCGACATTCCTGTGCCCCCAGGAGATCCACACGCTGGCATCGATGGTCTATGCACACCTGACCCAGGGAGAGAAAATCCTGGATCAGATTCCCACAGAGTTTTAATGGGACTGGGAGGCCAACAAGGTTGAGGTCACACCCTGCGTTTACATATGGGGAAACCAGCGCGTAGTGGGTTGATAGGCTTTGCTCCATCTGAAGTAAGAAACTGACTTCCCTTGGAGTCCCTGCCTTTGACATTGGTGAACGGTGAAGTCTGGGCACTTCACTGTGgtccaaatgtcccttctcataCCTGGTCTTGCCCACCCAGGTTGCTCACCAGGCCAGGGCCACAGGCTGTGCCAGGCAGAGTCAGGAGGGGCTGGGCCACATCACTGCCCAGGTCCAGGTGCACCCAGCTGCAGTTCAGCTCAGTCCCATTCACATCTATTGTCTCCCAGAGTAGATCCTGGATGGACCCCAGCAGAGGCTGGGTCCTACCTGTCTGGCACTGGAGTTGCCCGCAAATGGCATCtctgggggaagggggaagggaacaCAGGTTAGTAGAAGCAGGGCCAAGACTCCCAGAAACCCAAAGGAGGAGCCAGGTTTCCTCACTTACCTAGGGGTACAGGACACGTAGCCGCCACTGGGGTTGCGCCCACAGCTCCCAAAGGCATTTCCCCGAGTATTGGCTGTCTGGAGGCAAAGTGGCGCAGCGGGCTGGGCTCCAGGTCCCCAAAGTGACTGGCACTGCTGGGCATAGGAGGCACAACGCCCATGCATGCACACAGCTTGCCCACCAGCGCAGGGCTCGCCGTCCCCTAGGCTGATATCAGGGGGACACTGGGAGCTGTCTCCTGGGCAGAATTCAGGCAAGTCACAATCCCCTCTGGTAGGACGACACTGCCAGCCAGACGGGCGTAGCTGTCGAGGGTGGATGAGCATCAGTGTGGGCACTGGGCAAATCCAGCTAGGGGGTCAGAATGACCCTTTCCACCTTGGCCCCGGCAGGTGAGCTCTGGGTGGCCAGTCTAGTCTCTACCCACCTGGCAATTTTGACAACAGGGTCCGTCGGATGCACACTGTGCCCCTGGCCTCAGCTGGCAGGTTGAGGAATCACAGCAGGGATCGGTGCAGTCCTGTGGGCAGGAGCACGGGGGCCAGGCATCAGAGCAGGTGGGGCCTGTGAGCCTCCCTCcaatccctcctcctcccacaggCCAAGACCAGAAGGACGCCCAGAACTACACAGCAAGCAAGGGCTAGAGACGAACAACCCATGTGCTGTCCCCACAGACATGGCAAGTAGGAGAGGGGTGGGAAGTCCCTTCAGAACCCAAGAGGAGCTCAGGAGGCTAGGAGAGGGCTAATGACCAGGGTGAAGGCACAGAAGTGAGTGGGGCGAGGCTTTGGGAAAGGGGCTCACATCTGGGAAGCCACAGTCACACTGCTCGCCCGGCTCCACAAACATATTTCCACAGAAAGCAGCCATAGGAGGCAGGTTAGGCAGCCGTTCAAAGAGGCAGCTGCCCATTCCATCCAGGAGGGCTTTCTCCAGGGCCTGTCGGCTGCAGTTGCTGAAGTTCAGGCCTGGCAGGAAGCTGGGGAGGGTGGCAAGGAAGGTTGGGGCTGGGGGCCTCTCCCTGCCCCTTGCCCCACCGCCTCTCTCCATCCTGCAGCTACTCACTCTGTGGAGGCCTCCATGATGCAGGTCTTGGCTGGGGCTGGACCTGGACAGGGGCAGCTATTCCCAGGCAAATCATGGTCCAGGCCCAGGCTGTGGCCCAACTCATGGGCTATGGAGGAGGCGACTCCCAGGATGCTGGTGGAGTGGTCCTGTCGTTGGGGAGGGGTACCGCAGGTCCAGTCCCAGCCTGCCTCCACCACAATGCCCAGACCACCCTCTCTGCTTCTGTTCCCTCCATGTCTGACCTCACGGGCACTCAGCAGGCACTGCTTCCCTCCTGAATTGCTTCTAAAGTAGCAGAACCCAGGCCTGGATGGCAGAAACCTGGGCTCTAGCTCAGCTCTGTCCCCCTCCCTCACTGTGGGCCCTTGGAGATCACCTCTGTTCtttgggcctcagctgcctcctaCCCTCCTCCAAGAAATGGGAAGACTGCACAGGGGATGACTGTGTACACTGTGACGAGCTGACCACAAGCGAGGGCTCCCGGACTGCAAAGGCCACATCACGCATCTCCACCCTGTATACCCATAGCTTTGGGGTTGGGCAACTTTGTAGGGGGATTTCAGTGAATAAATGCCTCCACACTTGGGAGGAACTGAATTGGGAATGAGGAGGAGACCTGGAAATAACTCACCATGTTCACACCTCCTGAGAAGTCAGGAGAACAGATGGAGTTCTGAATGGCCATGCCCACCATAGGCCCAGAGAATGAAGTACCACTGTGGGACAGAGAGGCCAAAGTTCAGGGCCAGAAGCCACGGTGGTCAGAGCTTCAGGGGCTGAGGTAAGTGCTGAAGGGGTGTGAATTTGGCCAGGACAGGACTGGCCTCTCTGGCTGGGTCTGGGCCTTACGTCACCAGCTGGGCACTGTCGTGAGGCAATCGAGGCAGCAAATGTGCCCTGCGCCAGTGGAGGAAGTTTTCGAGGGTGACAGCCGGGTTTGGGCTGATCTCCACCAGGTCACGCTGGGTCCAGGCCTCCAGGCCCACTAGTGCCACTCGTACATTCAGAGGCCGGAAGAACTGAAAGAGAGTTGGGGCTCAGAAGAGGGGCTGTTATGGTcaggggcctggggtgggggctgccctGTCCAGCACTCACTGTGTCCAGCAAGAGGGCCACTTCCAGTGTGCGGTTCAGCAGGTGCTGGAAGTCCTGGTATTTCTGGACCTGTAGGCCAAGAGAGGTGACATGAAAGGCGGCAGGGCAGTGTGGGGGGAGGAGGATGCGCAGGGGCCAGCCGGCTCACCTCCGAGTGATCAGCCACAATCACCAGCTCCACAGTCTTGGTCTCTGTTACCACATCCCGCCTCCACTATGGACAAAAAGAAGTATCAGGCAAACCTGTCGCTCGCAGCCAACAGCTGTGCAGGGCTGACCAAGAGGCAGCCACTCCTACTCTGTGGGTGAAACAGGAGGGTGAagagcccattttacagatgagccaCTGAGGGCCAGAGGGCCCAGGAACTTGCCAAGGAGGACCAGGAAGTAGATAATGAAGGTCGGAGTAGACCCCTGCTTTTCTGGCTCCAAACTCAGtggttttttttcaaatttttaaaaaataataatttagcccggcacggtggctcatgcctgtaatcccagcactttgggaggctgaggtgggcggatcacgaggtcaggagatcgagaccatcctggctagcatggtgaaaccctgtctgtactaaaaaatacaaaaaattagccgggcgtagtagcgggcgcctgtagtcccagctactcgggaggctgaggcaggagaatagcgtgaacctgggaggcggagcttgcagtgagccgagatcaagccactgcacgccagcctgggtgacagagcgagactccatctcaaataataataataataataataatttgaaaaaatccCAATATCAACTCTTGTCACTTACCATATGCCTGGCACAGTTTTAAGCACTTCACATCtatattgactcatttaatcttcccagcAACTCTCTGCAGCAAGTagttttattatcttcattttacagattaggaaattgGGTTTATATTGCTTTAGCACTGGTAACTATGTATTATCTATAACCAAGTGAGAGCTCTCTGCAAAAGGGATCATAAGACAGATGAAGCGTTTGAGCCAAATACAACTAATATGGATAGGCCATTTATTAGTTGTATGGCCTCGGGCAAACCACCTAACCTGTCTCagctagattttattttattttattttatattttatatattttattttattttattttattttattttttgagatgaggtctcactctgtcacccaggctggtgtgtagtggctcgatttcgactcactgcaacctccgccttctgggctcaGACGATTCTTCCACTTgggcctcctgagtggctggaactacaggcacatgccaccatgcctggacactTTTTGTAaggtttcttcattttaaaatagagcTATTGATAGCACCTACCTCCTAGGTATGGGAGGAGTACACGAGCTAATGTTCACAAAGTTCCCAACATGTGGAAAGTGCTCCATTCGCAGGAGCTGTTGTTACTGTGAACACATAGCTCTGAGTGTCTGGGGGTCAGCGCTCAGGACAAGCGAAGCCCACTCCCCTGCCATTCATCCTCACCCGGCGAATGTGGCGCTGTCCCAGGGGGTGCTCTGGTGGAGTCTGAGTGTGTACAGGTTCCCGCCAGCTCAGGACACAGGTGTGGCCTGGCAGGTGGAGATCTTGGATTCGGGAAATAATGGGAGGACCCTGAACGTCCCCAGGCCCCTGCTCCAGCGTATAGCTTCTCTCTGGGGACAGGACCACCAAGcctctaagaaaaaagaaaggaagttagAAAACATTACAGCTCCATGCCTGGGTCTCCTTACTTTCTCTACTGTCATCAAATCCGCCCAGTATACCTGAGCCCAGAGCAGGTGCAGACGGACACCCAGGAGGCTGCATATCCCTGCACTCTTCCCTGGTAGCAGCAGTTCTCCTGCGGCACAGGAACAACATTAGTGTTGTCTCAGAGAGCAGACCAGGACTGGAACCGAGGAGTCTAGCTTGACAGTAAAAATAGGCAGCGTCTTCTCATCTTCCAGTTAcccccttcctctttcccctagGCCAAAAACGGCACAAGAGGCCCTGACTCACCAGAGTGTGTCCCTCACTGACCACCCGAGTGCCATCGGGCTGGTACCACACCAGGGTTGGGCGGCCTGGGACCAACTCCCTGTGGAGTGAAGGAAAAGAACGCAGTGCTCAAGCCACTTCCCAGGTCGTGCATTGACAAGCAGAGGCCTGAAGGTGGTGGTGGGGCTGGGGACCAGGGACCACCCCCCAGCCAACTTTTCCACTCCCTGACACCAGGTCAGCAAAGTATACTGGGTGGGCCACTGACTCTGTTTATTTGAATTCCAATCTGGTTTTCACcacatactagctgtgtgacctggggcaagttatttaatctctctgtgccttgacTTCCTCATGTATTAAATAAGGACAATAATACATGATAGTATCTCCCTtacagggttgttatgaggattaaatgagcacAAGCACTtagcacctggcacataataaatgctatACAAGTTGTTGGCCATGTGGTCACTGTTGTTGCCACCATCACTATTACCTATTCTGTAGCAGCTCCAGGATATGACTGTCACCGTCCAGCTCCAACTTGATCCTCAGGGGCTCAGGCAGACTGGTCTGTGGGCACCAGAGGGCAGGTCACCTCCCTAGACCTGCCCACAACTCCCAGCCTCTCTAACCAGAAAACCTAAGGCCCTCAGAAGAGCACCAGCGATTAGATCACTGGTGGGGGGATCCCAGGGGAAGGGCCAGGAAGCCCTGCCTGGCCTGCGCCATTGTTCTGGGGGGTTGTGTGGGGAGGTCAAGGAAGGTATCTGAGCCGCCCCTTCTCGGCTTCCTGCCCAGAGAGGAAGCACCGTGTAGGACCCAGCACAAGCCCCAGCCCTTCCTCTGACTCAGCTTTATAATGGGGTTGGGGGGTGGTTTGGTAAGGTCCTGACTCTTTCCAAATCCCCCCACTGAAAAAACCGACAACATGAGATGAAGAAAGCAAGTTTGGCTTCACAATTTCCCCAGTGGAGATGGATGGGttgggtggggctgaggcagacagatgtgcatgcagagggagagggagataaGTGAAGCCAGGTGCTGGGGTGTGGTGGGAGAGGCAGCTGGGCCTGGGATAGACCCACTACAGCAAGCTCTACCCACCAGCTCCTCAGCCAAGCTTTGGCCTTGAGACACCTGACTATGCAGGGG
This region of Macaca fascicularis isolate 582-1 chromosome 1, T2T-MFA8v1.1 genomic DNA includes:
- the ADAM15 gene encoding disintegrin and metalloproteinase domain-containing protein 15 isoform X29 produces the protein MRLALLWALGLLGAGSPLPSWPLPNIVLSSGVLGPAGGTEEQQAMSEKAPRGPLEPQVLQDDLPISLKKVLQTSLPEPLRIKLELDGDSHILELLQNRELVPGRPTLVWYQPDGTRVVSEGHTLENCCYQGRVQGYAASWVSVCTCSGLRGLVVLSPERSYTLEQGPGDVQGPPIISRIQDLHLPGHTCVLSWREPVHTQTPPEHPLGQRHIRRWRRDVVTETKTVELVIVADHSEVQKYQDFQHLLNRTLEVALLLDTFFRPLNVRVALVGLEAWTQRDLVEISPNPAVTLENFLHWRRAHLLPRLPHDSAQLVTGTSFSGPMVGMAIQNSICSPDFSGGVNMDHSTSILGVASSIAHELGHSLGLDHDLPGNSCPCPGPAPAKTCIMEASTDFLPGLNFSNCSRQALEKALLDGMGSCLFERLPNLPPMAAFCGNMFVEPGEQCDCGFPDDCTDPCCDSSTCQLRPGAQCASDGPCCQNCQLRPSGWQCRPTRGDCDLPEFCPGDSSQCPPDISLGDGEPCAGGQAVCMHGRCASYAQQCQSLWGPGAQPAAPLCLQTANTRGNAFGSCGRNPSGGYVSCTPRDAICGQLQCQTGRTQPLLGSIQDLLWETIDVNGTELNCSWVHLDLGSDVAQPLLTLPGTACGPGLVCIDHRCQRVDLLGAQECRSKCHGHGVCDSNRHCYCEEGWAPPDCTTQLKATSSLTTGLLLSLLVLLVLVMLGASYWYRARLHQRLCQLKGPTCQYRAAQSGPPERPGPPQRALLARGTKSQGPAKPPPPRKPLPADPQGRCPSGDLPGPGAGIPPLALPSRPAPPPPTVSSLYL
- the ADAM15 gene encoding disintegrin and metalloproteinase domain-containing protein 15 isoform X33, whose product is MSEKAPRGPLEPQVLQDDLPISLKKVLQTSLPEPLRIKLELDGDSHILELLQNRELVPGRPTLVWYQPDGTRVVSEGHTLENCCYQGRVQGYAASWVSVCTCSGLRGLVVLSPERSYTLEQGPGDVQGPPIISRIQDLHLPGHTCVLSWREPVHTQTPPEHPLGQRHIRRWRRDVVTETKTVELVIVADHSEVQKYQDFQHLLNRTLEVALLLDTFFRPLNVRVALVGLEAWTQRDLVEISPNPAVTLENFLHWRRAHLLPRLPHDSAQLVTGTSFSGPMVGMAIQNSICSPDFSGGVNMDHSTSILGVASSIAHELGHSLGLDHDLPGNSCPCPGPAPAKTCIMEASTDFLPGLNFSNCSRQALEKALLDGMGSCLFERLPNLPPMAAFCGNMFVEPGEQCDCGFPDDCTDPCCDSSTCQLRPGAQCASDGPCCQNCQLRPSGWQCRPTRGDCDLPEFCPGDSSQCPPDISLGDGEPCAGGQAVCMHGRCASYAQQCQSLWGPGAQPAAPLCLQTANTRGNAFGSCGRNPSGGYVSCTPRDAICGQLQCQTGRTQPLLGSIQDLLWETIDVNGTELNCSWVHLDLGSDVAQPLLTLPGTACGPGLVCIDHRCQRVDLLGAQECRSKCHGHGLCDLRLVTNFAELSFPTYQMAIITVSPSKAHEVCDSNRHCYCEEGWAPPDCTTQLKATSSLTTGLLLSLLVLLVLVMLGASYWYRARLHQRLCQLKGPTCQYRAAQSGPPERPGPPQRALLARGTKQASALGFPAPPSRPLPPDPVPKRLQAELADRPNPPTRPLPADPMVRSPKSQGPAKPPPPRKPLPADPQGRCPSGDLPGPGAGIPPLALPSRPAPPPPTVSSLYL
- the ADAM15 gene encoding disintegrin and metalloproteinase domain-containing protein 15 isoform X32, coding for MRLALLWALGLLGAGSPLPSWPLPNIGGTEEQQAMSEKAPRGPLEPQVLQDDLPISLKKTSLPEPLRIKLELDGDSHILELLQNRELVPGRPTLVWYQPDGTRVVSEGHTLENCCYQGRVQGYAASWVSVCTCSGLRGLVVLSPERSYTLEQGPGDVQGPPIISRIQDLHLPGHTCVLSWREPVHTQTPPEHPLGQRHIRRWRRDVVTETKTVELVIVADHSEVQKYQDFQHLLNRTLEVALLLDTFFRPLNVRVALVGLEAWTQRDLVEISPNPAVTLENFLHWRRAHLLPRLPHDSAQLVTGTSFSGPMVGMAIQNSICSPDFSGGVNMDHSTSILGVASSIAHELGHSLGLDHDLPGNSCPCPGPAPAKTCIMEASTDFLPGLNFSNCSRQALEKALLDGMGSCLFERLPNLPPMAAFCGNMFVEPGEQCDCGFPDDCTDPCCDSSTCQLRPGAQCASDGPCCQNCQLRPSGWQCRPTRGDCDLPEFCPGDSSQCPPDISLGDGEPCAGGQAVCMHGRCASYAQQCQSLWGPGAQPAAPLCLQTANTRGNAFGSCGRNPSGGYVSCTPRDAICGQLQCQTGRTQPLLGSIQDLLWETIDVNGTELNCSWVHLDLGSDVAQPLLTLPGTACGPGLVCIDHRCQRVDLLGAQECRSKCHGHGVCDSNRHCYCEEGWAPPDCTTQLKATSSLTTGLLLSLLVLLVLVMLGASYWYRARLHQRLCQLKGPTCQYRAAQSGPPERPGPPQRALLARGTKSQGPAKPPPPRKPLPADPQGRCPSGDLPGPGAGIPPLALPSRPAPPPPTVSSLYL
- the ADAM15 gene encoding disintegrin and metalloproteinase domain-containing protein 15 isoform X35 → MSEKAPRGPLEPQVLQDDLPISLKKVLQTSLPEPLRIKLELDGDSHILELLQNRELVPGRPTLVWYQPDGTRVVSEGHTLENCCYQGRVQGYAASWVSVCTCSGLRGLVVLSPERSYTLEQGPGDVQGPPIISRIQDLHLPGHTCVLSWREPVHTQTPPEHPLGQRHIRRWRRDVVTETKTVELVIVADHSEVQKYQDFQHLLNRTLEVALLLDTFFRPLNVRVALVGLEAWTQRDLVEISPNPAVTLENFLHWRRAHLLPRLPHDSAQLVTGTSFSGPMVGMAIQNSICSPDFSGGVNMDHSTSILGVASSIAHELGHSLGLDHDLPGNSCPCPGPAPAKTCIMEASTDFLPGLNFSNCSRQALEKALLDGMGSCLFERLPNLPPMAAFCGNMFVEPGEQCDCGFPDDCTDPCCDSSTCQLRPGAQCASDGPCCQNCQLRPSGWQCRPTRGDCDLPEFCPGDSSQCPPDISLGDGEPCAGGQAVCMHGRCASYAQQCQSLWGPGAQPAAPLCLQTANTRGNAFGSCGRNPSGGYVSCTPRDAICGQLQCQTGRTQPLLGSIQDLLWETIDVNGTELNCSWVHLDLGSDVAQPLLTLPGTACGPGLVCIDHRCQRVDLLGAQECRSKCHGHGVCDSNRHCYCEEGWAPPDCTTQLKATSSLTTGLLLSLLVLLVLVMLGASYWYRARLHQRLCQLKGPTCQYRAAQSGPPERPGPPQRALLARGTKQASALGFPAPPSRPLPPDPVPKRLQAELADRPNPPTRPLPADPMVRSPKSQGPAKPPPPRKPLPADPQGRCPSGDLPGPGAGIPPLALPSRPAPPPPTVSSLYL
- the ADAM15 gene encoding disintegrin and metalloproteinase domain-containing protein 15 isoform X22 yields the protein MRLALLWALGLLGAGSPLPSWPLPNIVLSSGVLGPAGGTEEQQAMSEKAPRGPLEPQVLQDDLPISLKKVLQTSLPEPLRIKLELDGDSHILELLQNRELVPGRPTLVWYQPDGTRVVSEGHTLENCCYQGRVQGYAASWVSVCTCSGLRGLVVLSPERSYTLEQGPGDVQGPPIISRIQDLHLPGHTCVLSWREPVHTQTPPEHPLGQRHIRRWRRDVVTETKTVELVIVADHSEVQKYQDFQHLLNRTLEVALLLDTFFRPLNVRVALVGLEAWTQRDLVEISPNPAVTLENFLHWRRAHLLPRLPHDSAQLVTGTSFSGPMVGMAIQNSICSPDFSGGVNMDHSTSILGVASSIAHELGHSLGLDHDLPGNSCPCPGPAPAKTCIMEASTDFLPGLNFSNCSRQALEKALLDGMGSCLFERLPNLPPMAAFCGNMFVEPGEQCDCGFPDDCTDPCCDSSTCQLRPGAQCASDGPCCQNCQLRPSGWQCRPTRGDCDLPEFCPGDSSQCPPDISLGDGEPCAGGQAVCMHGRCASYAQQCQSLWGPGAQPAAPLCLQTANTRGNAFGSCGRNPSGGYVSCTPRDAICGQLQCQTGRTQPLLGSIQDLLWETIDVNGTELNCSWVHLDLGSDVAQPLLTLPGTACGPGLVCIDHRCQRVDLLGAQECRSKCHGHGVCDSNRHCYCEEGWAPPDCTTQLKATSSLTTGLLLSLLVLLVLVMLGASYWYRARLHQRLCQLKGPTCQYRAAQSGPPERPGPPQRALLARGTKASALGFPAPPSRPLPPDPVPKRLQSQGPAKPPPPRKPLPADPQGRCPSGDLPGPGAGIPPLALPSRPAPPPPTVSSLYL
- the ADAM15 gene encoding disintegrin and metalloproteinase domain-containing protein 15 isoform X28, encoding MRLALLWALGLLGAGSPLPSWPLPNIGGTEEQQAMSEKAPRGPLEPQVLQDDLPISLKKTSLPEPLRIKLELDGDSHILELLQNRELVPGRPTLVWYQPDGTRVVSEGHTLENCCYQGRVQGYAASWVSVCTCSGLRGLVVLSPERSYTLEQGPGDVQGPPIISRIQDLHLPGHTCVLSWREPVHTQTPPEHPLGQRHIRRWRRDVVTETKTVELVIVADHSEVQKYQDFQHLLNRTLEVALLLDTFFRPLNVRVALVGLEAWTQRDLVEISPNPAVTLENFLHWRRAHLLPRLPHDSAQLVTGTSFSGPMVGMAIQNSICSPDFSGGVNMDHSTSILGVASSIAHELGHSLGLDHDLPGNSCPCPGPAPAKTCIMEASTDFLPGLNFSNCSRQALEKALLDGMGSCLFERLPNLPPMAAFCGNMFVEPGEQCDCGFPDDCTDPCCDSSTCQLRPGAQCASDGPCCQNCQLRPSGWQCRPTRGDCDLPEFCPGDSSQCPPDISLGDGEPCAGGQAVCMHGRCASYAQQCQSLWGPGAQPAAPLCLQTANTRGNAFGSCGRNPSGGYVSCTPRDAICGQLQCQTGRTQPLLGSIQDLLWETIDVNGTELNCSWVHLDLGSDVAQPLLTLPGTACGPGLVCIDHRCQRVDLLGAQECRSKCHGHGVCDSNRHCYCEEGWAPPDCTTQLKATSSLTTGLLLSLLVLLVLVMLGASYWYRARLHQRLCQLKGPTCQYRAAQSGPPERPGPPQRALLARGTKASALGFPAPPSRPLPPDPVPKRLQSQGPAKPPPPRKPLPADPQGRCPSGDLPGPGAGIPPLALPSRPAPPPPTVSSLYL